In the Setaria italica strain Yugu1 chromosome VI, Setaria_italica_v2.0, whole genome shotgun sequence genome, one interval contains:
- the LOC101765323 gene encoding uncharacterized protein LOC101765323 translates to MEFQYRAGDERRSRSLPPTTPSTPAAPSTSGSGSADSHGGGGPAQSVGNPVMPSLSPATPPPPATAAADSADELRRQAEKARIRERILREEAEQWELELEVRREIREQLLRLSWPALGSSAAGSGAPVAPPPARIVTGNASLPVAAREAHPEANVAATSRVKRKSPDHAAASTVSAATRSKKQKITLTCMVCGISTNSEKAMQDHVNGKVHKRKATALLELPKPMTEPEPEAGHEARDGELAQSGDYTPTKLTMLTNTGALNEVMQMDGYLLCEVCNVRTADRVTMMCHLEGSKHISKGQNKGQASSKPPDQAAKEGVKGLSVPEADTSAVATADPETLVLELYGVSHTVRMLQGFLLCELCNVKAPSMNGIRHHLLGKKHKNKANASSDVSANVSTGGNAAAKVQLMDNDTAVIAAMAVQVEAPLAKSVEAKVGDDSELQVTTMASTKEDAATGDSTETHGDKEMKASASAAVAEENNFCRFDSLTMEVDNVCHPIQRVDGFLVCPCCNAKAPSEIIMRSHLTGKKHKHKMRLAVRNNKKDASVLSTGGDEVLGKSSKSMEANVEAESAPPIVTQAKNAAAMAPMGVDSPAEVKGIEPAEDGEITQVQSNSSNSVKAGEKAEPVPPLAVLQVKNAAAMVPMEVDDLAEVQPRIEPAEDGEITRVQNNTSKSMKADEEAESEPSMAAPTVKNIPAMAPMEVDGPAEVQPYVERIEDGEITEEAVGEHSADRANGSVAQAKESVETNDNAAPGKTIKIQVEGKVFTVLQQQNGGLSCQTCGVHGCNKDGMILHLYTRMHWDKANLAQKEKEAAATAVDDKDGNGGSAAGECSGGALTTTV, encoded by the exons ACAGCCACGGCGGTGGCGGTCCGGCACAGAGCGTGGGGAATCCGGTCATGCCCTCGCTCTCGCCTGCAACGCCCCCACcgcccgcgacggcggcggccgactCCGCTGATGAGTTGAGGCGCCAGGCGGAGAAGGCGAGGATCAGGGAGCGGATCctgcgggaggaggcggagcagtgggagctggagctggaggttAGGCGCGAGATCAGGGAGCAGCTGCTCCGCCTCTCGTGGCCCGCGCTCGGGAGCTCGGCGGCGGGATCGGGAgcgccggtggcgccgccgccggcgaggattGTCACCGGCAACGCATCTCTGCCTGTTGCCGCGCGTGAG GCCCATCCTGAAGCAAACGTAGCAGCCACCTCACGGGTCAAGCGGAAGAGCCCTGATCATGCGGCAGCGTCCACAGTATCAGCAGCAACAAGGAGCAAGAAGCAGAAGATCACCTTAACCTGCATGGTGTGTGGCATCTCGACAAACAGCGAGAAGGCCATGCAGGACCATGTCAATGGGAAGGTGCACAAGAGGAAGGCCACAGCACTTTTGGAGCTGCCAAAGCCAATGACAGAACCAGAGCCTGAGGCAGGGCACGAGGCAAGGGACGGAGAGTTGGCTCAATCGGGGGACTACACACCAACTAAGCTCACAATGCTAACGAACACAGGAGCGCTGAACGAGGTGATGCAGATGGACGGGTATCTTCTCTGTGAGGTGTGCAACGTGAGGACAGCCGATCGTGTCACCATGATGTGCCACCTCGAAGGGAGCAAACACATATCCAAGGGCCAGAATAAGGGTCAAGCGTCCAGCAAGCCACCAGACCAGGCTGCAAAGGAGGGCGTGAAAGGCTTGTCTGTGCCAGAAGCTGACACATCAGCTGTTGCCACTGCTGATCCTGAAACGCTGGTTCTGGAGTTGTATGGTGTGTCACACACCGTGCGGATGTTGCAAGGCTTCCTGCTGTGTGAGCTGTGCAATGTGAAGGCCCCATCGATGAATGGAATTCGGCACCATCTGTTAGGGAAGAAGCACAAGAATAAGGCAAATGCTAGCTCTGATGTCTCTGCCAACGTCTCCACAGGTGGAAATGCGGCAGCAAAAGTACAACTGATGGACAATGACACAGCTGTCATCGCTGCCATGGCAGTTCAGGTGGAAGCACCATTGGCGAAGTCAGTGGAAGCAAAGGTTGGTGATGATAGTGAGCTGCAAGTAACAACTATGGCTTCCACAAAAGAAGACGCTGCCACTGGGGACAGTACCGAGACTCATGGAGATAAAGAGATGAAGGCCAGTGCAAGTGCTGCTGTGGCTGAGGAAAATAATTTCTGTCGTTTTGACTCTCTGACCATGGAAGTAGATAATGTATGCCATCCTATACAGCGGGTGGATGGCTTCCTCGTCTGCCCTTGCTGCAACGCTAAGGCACCATCTGAGATCATCATGCGGTCGCACCTTACTGGGAAGAAGCACAAGCACAAGATGAGACTTGCTGTACgaaacaacaagaaggatgCATCTGTCCTTTCCACCGGGGGTGATGAGGTGCTAGGAAAGAGCTCAAAGTCCATGGAAGCCAATGTAGAGGCAGAATCAGCACCACCGATAGTGACACAAGCAAAAAACGCTGCTGCCATGGCACCCATGGGAGTAGATAGTCCAGCTGAGGTTAAAGGCATTGAACCTGCGGAGGATGGCGAGATTACTCAGGTGCAAAGCAACAGCTCAAATTCAGTGAAAGCTGGTGAAAAGGCAGAACCAGTGCCGCCATTAGCAGTGCTACAAGTAAAAAATGCTGCTGCCATGGTACCCATGGAAGTAGATGATCTGGCAGAAGTTCAGCCTCGCATTGAACCTGCAGAGGATGGTGAGATTACTCGGGTGCAAAACAACACCTCAAAGTCAATGAAAGCTGATGAAGAGGCAGAATCAGAACCGTCAATGGCAGCACCAACAGTGAAAAACATTCCAGCCATGGCGCCCATGGAAGTAGATGGACCGGCAGAAGTTCAACCTTACGTTGAACGTATAGAGGATGGCGAGATTACTGAGGAAGCTGTAGGAGAGCACTCAGCTGACAGAGCGAATGGCTCTGTGGCCCAAGCGAAGGAATCCGTGGAGACCAATGACAATGCTGCGCCTGGTAAGACAATCAAGATCCAGGTGGAGGGCAAGGTGTTCACCGTGCTGCAGCAACAGAATGGCGGGCTCTCGTGCCAGACGTGCGGCGTGCACGGCTGCAATAAGGACGGCATGATTCTGCACCTCTACACTCGGATGCACTGGGACAAGGCCAATCTTGCACAAAAGGAGAAAGAGGCTGCTGCAACAGCGGTGGACGACAAGGACGGCAATGGCGGTAGTGCGGCTGGTGAGTGCTCAGGTGGAGCACTAACGACAACAGTGTGA